CTGAATGCTTTTCCCTGGCTACGAGGTGATGTTCCAGCCCCATCATCCTTTGACTGGATGTCTGGAATGGGGGAATCCTCCATAGGGGATATGATATTCTCCTACAAGGGAATTCAAATATCTTTTAACTTAAAGGAATATTCTAgtgtttttcagcctaatcaCCATCAGCCACATCTGTCAGTTAAAATGGACGAAGAATTTCTTTGTAGAAAATTAAAGAAAACCAAATGACTCAAAAAATCACATATTAAAAGCCATTAAGCCAGTGAGTTTAACACATATAAATGAGTTTCAAGTCACGTATGACAAAAATGTGACAGTAACAGGCTGGGTCAGAAAAGATTGATGTATTCCTTTAAACTACTGTGTAGAGTCTTGTGGCACAGAGACCATCCATAGCAATTAactgtaatataaaaatatccaAATAATATCATGTAATCAAAAACTGTATGTGTATCAGATTCTCTATTTAACAGTATAGTATATTAAGTGTGTCTGACCTCCACCAGAGCTTGAAGCAGGCGTTGTGTGAGAGGGCCAAATGGACAGCCATCCTCCGGGGGCTCGTGCTGGGATTCAGACTTCTTTAGCATGGCGTCCACatctacagaaaacaaaatagTGTTTTGTACTGACAAGGAAACAACTAccctctcagactgaactttgtaggtgcagaaaaatgtccctgcaggaaaagtgaaaacaagtctcctgaatagaatggaaactgtaataaaagcaacaaGTGGACACAAAAAAATTTCGTTTCTGGGGCTTCTGTTTATTTTCCGTTAAATACGTTTCCTGTTTTCTAACTTTTTACATAACGGCcatttgattggaaattaaaaagtgaaaaaagtggtCTTTTGCATTGAACTGTAATTCTCTGATCAATTTAATGTGAACATACGAGGTAAAAACTGGGACTCGGACAACTAACATAGGTTGATGCATGAAAACACAACAGTATCTTTAAAGTATCTTTAAAGAGTGTTATTGTAACATCCAGAGTTACCTTTGGCATCTATCTCAGACAGTGGACCCAGgatgcttttctttttgtcacTGGCTCgggctccctctctctgctcctccagGAGGTCCTCCTGAGCCCAGCGCTGAGAATAATGCTTGCCTAGAGCAGGAATctaccacaaacataaatataaaatacatattttattatgcCTCTGATACAAATGTCATATCAAGAGTTTGCAATTGAGTTAATCCACTCAATTAATCAAAGCAAAGTACGTATTTATCTACATTTACATGATCAAACTTCATTTAAGAATCAATTTATTGGAGAGTTGCTTCAGATTCTGCCTTTAAGGGAACTAGTATGTTGGCATTTGTGTATGAAATAGTCCTGCCTCCTTACTGACATTACCTTGTAGTACTCTGCTTCATCATCAGGGGGTTTAAGAAGCTCCTCAAGAACTCTTATCTCCTCATTAGTGATGTCTGCACAGTAGGGTTCCACTGAGGCCCAGAATCTGATACACAAGTTAACATGTTAAAATTGTCCTGTATTTATACTGTTTACATACACAAAACAGCTAGTTTACTATTCATTAATAACATTTGTAATTTGATATTTGAGCCAACCTGTTTGGTGCGTCATTTTTGGGGTTGCGTGGTATGTCCTGCGGGTCTTCATTGAATTCATACTCCTGACCTTTGGGCTGCAGGTTCTTGGATTTGGGTCTGCCTGGACCAGGACCAGGCCCATGCCCTGCCTTCCCATCCAGCTTCTGCTTCTTAGGCTTGGAATGGCGAGAGGAGGCTGAAAGGTCTGCATCTTTGCTCAGCTTCACAAACCTTTTGTCGCCTTTTTTGTCCTGCCAGTCTGTAAGAATCTGTTGGAAAGACTATATTATAAACAACCACTGGCCATGTTTTGAGATCCACTGTATGGATGTACAATTACACACCAACTCATCTACACAATTTATCAGTTCCACTCTACCTCATGCATTACTGGTCAATATGTGACAATAGAAAAGCTGGTTACCCAATATTACTTGGGTAGCAGACCATTTTCAACACATCAGTGaggaaaaagaacaagaaaaaaaggacaAGAAGGACAGACAAAAAACGAGACTAGAAGACTGAAAGGGAGGGAAAGAATAAGAGATAAGCAGTGAAGGgtaagaaagacagaaagggaaagaaaggcAAGATATACAGACAAACAGGTTCTTCAACTCCCTCACCTGTCTCTGTTCTTCCAGCGCTCTAAGACGGCGGCTGGCAGAGGACAGGAGCGTTTCCAGCTCCAGCTGCAGCGTGTCCAGTTCCTCAATGCCGATGCCATCGTCCTCCGAGCGGCCCAACACGGCCGTGTAGCGTGGACACACTTTCACATGCTCCACTGGTTTGAAGTCATAGTacttcagtggtggacagtccTTCAGTTCACTCATCTTCTCTGTTACAGGTAACTGGAACTGTGGGGACACGAGACAACACAGGACTCAATTTCCCAGCATCCTTTGTGGAGCTTTCCATTCGACAAATCTCATCAGTTTTGAACATGTCAAATGATCTTTTCCAGAGATCCTAACAGCACGGAGAGAGATATTAGGGCCAAAGTGAATCTTTTTGAGTAAAATGTTCAGGTTTGGTTTGatcatgttatttatttgtacttatttactttttggTTAGCTAATGTAGACTCCATGAGCTGAGCTGAGGGTGATTATACTCGTATAAGTGTGCATtgctgctactctctacctgcactgtacactttatatacagatcactgtttacatcttttttttttaccaatagaatttctgcatttactgtactgtactgcaattccCCAGCACATTTGTCTATATACCTGCTACacctgaatatctgactatgcactaactgtctatacgtccaatacacctataacacttgcctatgcacatcttgtctatgttcgacacctgtacctactgactcTGGACATTTggtctgtcttttgtctttgcactgtttactatacatctcttattactgcactggaaaagtagcccgatagtgtttcgttatagtgtattaccctgtattgtataatgacaataaagttgaactgAAGATGGTGATGGAACTGAAGCCTTTCAATGAAGCTGGAGAACCAAGCTTACTagttagctaagctagctacCGTTTCACTGTACACATTACACCAATATGCCAGCAGTCTGTGATATCTGTGTGATATTATGTGGGTTTTAAAGCGACTAATAACTGTTTTATCTACAAGCCGAGCTACTTATTCAATTGTCGAGTAACATGCTGCtgcttttagcctgttagcctaGCTAGTTAGCAAGTTCGTCCTAGGTGGCGTAACGTTAAGCCAAACAAACGCATAAAACCGGCTTCTAATTCAATATACACCAAACAACATAGccttaaaatgtatattatgtCTATATCTACGTTCTGGTCGTGGAAAGATGCAACTCGAGTATGTAAATTGGCCACACATGCCAAGAATTTATTCGAAATATCCACATTATTATTTACCTCGGAGAACGGGCATCCATTACTGACCGAACCATTAGGAGAAAAACGGGGGGGGGGGCTATGCCTactgaatacaaaaaaaatgaacagtcaGATTCAAGTTAAGTCCGTTTTATTCACAATGTTAcgctgaaaatgtgtttaagcAGAGTTTCTGTACGCTTTTAATAACTGCTGAAGAATTTGACATCACCGAAGAACGCACCCCCATACGCATATAGAAACTCAAACGCTTACAAAAAATGGTACGTCCCTGTTCCAGCCGCTAACGAGCCCCTTTTCAAGCAACGTATaagcaaaaacaacatattgtcGTTTTCGCGTAATAATTATTACTGGTCAAGAGGTGCAGATTGGTGAAAGAGAGATCTCTAGCTACCATTCTGCTTTCTTACACACAAACTGACCCGGGCAGTCTATTTGCCATATATGGAAGAAAAAGCGAATCAAGGTAAGTTTGCCTGAGCGAAATGGTGGCCGTAATGTTTAGAATAGAGTGGGCACTAGGATTTCAAGTTGAGACATATATTGACTttatttcatgctttttttgCACCACATAGGGCTCTTAAATGTGGTTTAGACAGACAGGTGTATGCGCAAGTACAGTCTTTGCTTTTATATTTAGTAATGTTGTATAAAACGCGGGTGATGTGTTTCTACTGCGTCCGTATTATATGTTTTTGGTAAAAGGCGCACGAAGGCTGCAGGCGTGGCGCAGACACTTCCGCCTTCCTCAAAAGCCCACAGAAAATGGTGAGATTCTCTTCTTTATCAAAAGTgtcattgttttgtatttatgttgGTTTTGGGATTTAACTAGGCGCTGAGTGAAAACGTGAGCAGTCGTACTGTGCTCTGTTGTCGGCTCTGTTGTCGCTGGGACGCTGGGGCTGGCGGTGTTGATACTAATGCTAGCTGGCTAACGTTACTGAGCGTTTCTCCTGAATTGAGCTTCGGGATTTAATTCTCGGGGTTTAttgtcttattattattaaagtatcTGATGTCGAATCCAGAGCACACCTGCGCGAATACAGTGCTACGACGTGTTTCATTCATTCTCGTTTGTCTGAGGTGGCCAAGCTGCTTCAAACGGTCTCAAATAAATGATACATGACGAGTCTAACGCTGCAGAGCTGGCAGGACGCTTACTGCGACTTAAAGGGGGACCCCTCTGGGTTTTCACGGTGTCCAATTCGACGACAGAcctgtaaataaagtcattctgagagggatttgatgtgaaatgctgagaTGTGCAGAAACGTAgctactgactcagatttctgtacagtggtggtgacatgAAGCAGAGGTCACAGTGTCCACAGCGcaaatatagccgttttatttactacccaaaacaaccagtgaacctacacgtgtgaGTTTTGGATgaattgatgatggtaaaatagtggaacatcttaaaagcattaaaaagtttttcctgtggggagtgctttGCACCACTGCTCTATAAATGGAttttataaaacacattttaggcgAAAAATATCGCAACACTTGCAACGTTttgggcatcaggcagcatatttagGGCTGCTGATATGATGTAGCTCTAAAAGCTCTATGATGTAACTCTGGttatctggttcctgtcaccatcagaGAACTAACTGTTTAATTAGGCTAAAACTTTAGAAACATCAGTCAGATTCCTCTTAAAATCTGCAGATTTACAGTCAAGTGTAATGTAATGTCCCTCGCTATATGTTAAGGATGTGAACATCTGGACTTGACAGTACAGTATTTTTGGCGATGTTACCATGATATGATGCCTCTAAAGATGAGTAAACCTCCTGCAAACAGTAGATTGATGTTTTAATATAAGCCATTTAAAGTTCCTACATTAACGTCAGAGCGTGTGTAAAACATTAGGGATGCAGAATCATAATTGCTTTGAAAT
This genomic interval from Pygocentrus nattereri isolate fPygNat1 chromosome 21, fPygNat1.pri, whole genome shotgun sequence contains the following:
- the tada3l gene encoding transcriptional adapter 3; the protein is MSELKDCPPLKYYDFKPVEHVKVCPRYTAVLGRSEDDGIGIEELDTLQLELETLLSSASRRLRALEEQRQILTDWQDKKGDKRFVKLSKDADLSASSRHSKPKKQKLDGKAGHGPGPGPGRPKSKNLQPKGQEYEFNEDPQDIPRNPKNDAPNRFWASVEPYCADITNEEIRVLEELLKPPDDEAEYYKIPALGKHYSQRWAQEDLLEEQREGARASDKKKSILGPLSEIDAKDVDAMLKKSESQHEPPEDGCPFGPLTQRLLQALVEENIISPMEDSPIPDIQSKDDGAGTSPRSQGKAFSVPHTRSLEARIKEELVAQGLLDSEERQGAGGDSEDEVLAELQKRQAELKALSAHNRARKQELLRLAREEMRKQELRQRVRVADNEVMEAFRRIMAARQKKRTPTKKEKDQAWKALKERESILKLLDG